A portion of the Treponema rectale genome contains these proteins:
- a CDS encoding UDP-N-acetylmuramoyl-tripeptide--D-alanyl-D-alanine ligase: protein MAGENGNSLLELNELLEATGGVHVLGSGRFYFDSVQTDSRAVEKNTLFVPLIGEKQDGHAYIPQAVEKGAGAVIISFKNFEKDGSLFSEISRKNPDVYFIAVENTLTALQKAAGRYVEKFPDLIKIGITGSSGKTTTKEIAAALLRQKYTVITNKGNLNSETGLPLSVFNIRKEHQVGIFEMGMNRENEIGEISAVLKPRLGIITNIGTAHIGCLGSRENIAREKAKVFDHFYGIGTGFIPKNDDFAGFLAEQVDGHVVYYGEGCDENIKFSADLGLDGTEFYVCGKKAVLKLPGRYNYNNALAAVALAEHLGLSAEQIVKGFESLGGMFGRSEVIRGKYTVIRDCYNANPDSMEKALEFIGSVSGSFGKILVLGDMLELGKDSFHEHEKTGEEAVFCGASLIVFAGTEMKAAYEKAVKTAAEKKIDVKLEYVEGCSDAAMESIARLVKASACAGDIILVKGSRGMGLERAVSIILGETE from the coding sequence ATGGCGGGTGAGAACGGAAACAGTCTGCTGGAACTTAATGAACTGCTGGAGGCTACCGGCGGTGTACATGTTTTGGGAAGCGGAAGGTTTTATTTTGATTCAGTACAGACAGACAGTCGTGCTGTAGAAAAAAATACATTGTTTGTTCCTCTTATTGGTGAAAAACAGGATGGTCATGCATACATTCCTCAGGCTGTAGAAAAAGGAGCCGGTGCTGTAATTATCTCGTTTAAGAATTTTGAAAAGGACGGAAGCCTTTTTTCTGAGATAAGCAGGAAAAATCCGGACGTATACTTTATAGCTGTAGAAAATACTCTTACGGCACTGCAGAAGGCTGCCGGACGTTATGTAGAAAAGTTCCCTGATCTTATAAAAATCGGAATAACAGGATCCAGCGGAAAGACAACGACAAAAGAGATTGCAGCTGCACTTTTAAGGCAAAAGTATACTGTGATTACTAATAAAGGTAATCTTAACAGCGAGACGGGACTTCCTCTTTCTGTATTTAACATCAGGAAAGAACACCAGGTGGGAATATTTGAAATGGGAATGAACCGGGAGAATGAAATCGGGGAAATTTCTGCCGTATTAAAACCGAGACTGGGTATAATTACGAATATCGGTACGGCTCATATCGGCTGTCTTGGAAGCCGTGAAAATATTGCCAGGGAAAAAGCAAAGGTTTTTGATCATTTTTATGGAATCGGAACGGGTTTTATTCCTAAAAATGATGATTTTGCAGGATTTCTTGCAGAGCAGGTTGACGGACATGTAGTTTATTACGGTGAAGGTTGTGATGAAAATATAAAGTTCTCCGCAGACCTTGGCCTTGATGGAACTGAATTTTATGTATGCGGGAAAAAAGCAGTTTTAAAGCTTCCCGGACGTTACAACTATAACAATGCACTGGCTGCAGTCGCACTGGCTGAACATCTCGGGCTGTCCGCAGAGCAGATTGTAAAAGGATTTGAATCTCTGGGAGGAATGTTCGGACGCAGCGAAGTTATCAGGGGAAAGTACACTGTTATAAGGGATTGCTATAATGCAAATCCTGATTCAATGGAAAAAGCCCTTGAATTTATAGGTTCAGTATCCGGCAGCTTCGGAAAAATCCTTGTTCTGGGAGACATGCTGGAACTGGGGAAAGATTCATTCCATGAACATGAAAAAACAGGAGAAGAAGCTGTTTTCTGCGGGGCTTCTCTGATTGTTTTTGCCGGAACTGAGATGAAGGCTGCGTATGAAAAGGCTGTAAAAACAGCTGCTGAAAAGAAAATTGACGTAAAACTGGAATATGTTGAGGGCTGCAGTGATGCTGCCATGGAAAGTATTGCCCGGCTTGTAAAGGCTTCGGCCTGTGCGGGGGATATTATTCTTGTTAAAGGCTCCAGGGGAATGGGACTGGAGAGAGCTGTATCGATAATTTTGGGGGAGACTGAATGA
- a CDS encoding division/cell wall cluster transcriptional repressor MraZ: protein MEMLIGEYSNTLDEKGRISFPSKLRSVLNQGELVVTQGLDQCLMLFTAEEWVSLTDKIMGSASVFDEQKLIVMRHFIAPAQRLEFDKSGRLSIPQSLREYAALKSGCECKIQGMIKFIELWDSSEYAKYKTDNAASLKDAASSMRNIIF from the coding sequence ATGGAAATGCTTATTGGTGAGTACAGTAACACGCTTGATGAAAAAGGCCGCATATCCTTTCCATCGAAGCTCCGCTCTGTTTTAAATCAGGGGGAACTCGTGGTTACTCAGGGACTCGATCAATGCCTCATGCTTTTTACTGCGGAAGAGTGGGTAAGCCTGACTGATAAGATTATGGGCTCTGCTTCTGTTTTTGATGAACAGAAACTGATTGTAATGAGACATTTCATTGCACCGGCACAGCGTCTTGAATTTGATAAATCAGGCCGTCTTTCCATTCCTCAAAGTCTCAGAGAATATGCTGCGCTGAAATCCGGCTGTGAATGCAAAATTCAGGGAATGATTAAATTTATTGAATTATGGGATTCATCCGAGTATGCGAAGTATAAAACAGATAATGCTGCTTCTCTTAAAGATGCTGCTTCCAGCATGAGAAACATCATTTTCTAG
- the rsmH gene encoding 16S rRNA (cytosine(1402)-N(4))-methyltransferase RsmH, whose amino-acid sequence MEIVHTPVLLNECLEYLSPEGEPFERDAFMIDSTLGEGGHSFNFLSKYPGLSIMGVDADSTIQSRARERLSPFSSRMQFYNGWFNDFYADYPLERHPDIILFDLGISVFHYERSGRGFSFRHDEELDMRLNPSAGESAADIVNSYEEKKLADMIYLYSDEKYSRRIAAAIVEARRGGKILSTKALADIIYEAVPSKYRHGNIHPATRTFQALRIQVNSELKRLVSAIHNAFNVLNPGGKLGVITFHSLEDRIVKNYFRNLGKQCVCPPEVALCRCEGHPCAQIITRKPLEPTEEEVKQNSPSRSAKLRVVRKICDAGQMRLEGVEAL is encoded by the coding sequence GTGGAAATTGTCCATACACCGGTTTTGTTGAATGAATGTCTCGAATATCTGTCACCAGAAGGGGAACCTTTTGAACGTGACGCTTTTATGATTGATTCAACCCTGGGAGAAGGGGGACATTCCTTTAACTTTTTATCTAAGTATCCTGGCCTGAGCATTATGGGCGTTGATGCCGACAGTACGATTCAGTCTCGTGCGCGGGAACGCCTTTCTCCTTTTTCTTCGAGAATGCAGTTTTATAACGGATGGTTCAATGATTTTTATGCAGATTATCCTCTTGAACGGCATCCGGATATTATTCTTTTTGATCTTGGTATTTCTGTTTTTCATTACGAAAGAAGCGGCCGCGGTTTTTCGTTCAGGCATGATGAGGAACTTGATATGAGGCTTAATCCCTCTGCCGGCGAAAGTGCTGCTGATATTGTAAACAGTTATGAAGAAAAAAAACTGGCTGACATGATATATCTGTATTCTGATGAAAAATATTCAAGAAGAATTGCAGCTGCAATAGTTGAAGCCCGCAGAGGCGGTAAAATACTTTCGACTAAAGCTCTGGCTGATATAATCTATGAAGCAGTTCCTTCAAAATATCGTCATGGAAACATTCATCCGGCTACCAGAACTTTTCAGGCTCTCCGGATTCAGGTAAACAGTGAATTGAAGAGGCTTGTTTCTGCAATTCATAATGCCTTTAATGTATTGAATCCTGGCGGAAAGCTTGGAGTGATAACATTTCATTCTCTTGAAGACAGAATCGTAAAGAATTATTTCCGTAATCTTGGAAAACAGTGTGTTTGTCCTCCTGAAGTTGCGTTGTGCCGCTGTGAAGGACATCCCTGTGCCCAGATTATTACAAGAAAACCTCTTGAGCCTACGGAAGAAGAAGTAAAACAGAATTCTCCTTCAAGAAGTGCGAAACTTAGGGTTGTAAGAAAGATTTGTGATGCCGGCCAGATGAGGCTTGAGGGAGTGGAGGCGTTATGA
- a CDS encoding cell division protein ZapB — MLTLDQILLLQEKVETAVEKISSLRADVTRLTSENDALRSKCAELTKALTEKTEQISALETQHTQIEQGILNAMSQLDSVENSILSDQADSPAADSLSAQSDVKIKPTPADNASFQNIHNIHDTDEKNSFEETISIPETEEDTQSLQDEITIPVENNSHQINEPEIAVEEMPFPHRNIDPNLDIF, encoded by the coding sequence ATGCTTACGCTCGATCAGATTCTTTTGCTTCAGGAAAAGGTTGAAACCGCCGTTGAAAAAATCAGTTCACTTAGAGCTGATGTGACACGGCTGACTTCGGAAAACGATGCTTTACGTAGCAAATGCGCAGAGCTTACAAAAGCGTTAACCGAAAAAACGGAGCAGATTTCAGCACTTGAAACGCAGCATACTCAGATCGAGCAGGGTATCTTAAATGCAATGAGTCAGCTTGACTCTGTGGAGAATTCCATTCTTTCAGATCAGGCTGATTCACCTGCTGCTGATTCACTTTCAGCACAGTCAGATGTAAAAATAAAACCTACCCCGGCAGATAATGCTTCATTTCAGAATATTCATAATATCCACGATACAGACGAAAAAAACTCTTTTGAAGAAACCATAAGCATACCGGAAACTGAAGAAGATACTCAGTCTTTGCAGGACGAAATCACGATTCCTGTAGAAAATAATTCTCATCAGATAAACGAACCGGAAATAGCTGTTGAAGAAATGCCGTTTCCACACAGAAACATAGATCCAAACCTTGATATATTCTGA
- a CDS encoding cell division protein FtsQ/DivIB, whose translation MSDVAFLDFEDFEYEPYSPAVHGASETSDKKIFILKIFSFSIIVVLSLYFILANLIFPCFEVPQITFTGASAGTVEKMKGLLNAPSEYNYFNFDTARVARALNSLSCIESVEVIKHFPHTVEIHVAERKPLAKTLVRLNGKTIPVAIDRSGVLFISDSINSIISDTSYPLLSGLPVEQFYDGMKIPTDYKELMSDIATMSSLPQNYFVGISEIQVIPKEYGGYELAVYPIHTKARVLTDRALNEDSLKYMMITLEVIKRIAPEDVFEIDIRYGEVSYKKRAD comes from the coding sequence ATGAGTGATGTTGCATTTTTGGATTTTGAAGACTTTGAATATGAACCATATTCTCCTGCTGTTCATGGAGCTTCAGAAACTTCTGATAAAAAAATTTTTATACTGAAGATTTTTTCATTTTCTATTATTGTCGTTCTTTCTCTTTATTTTATTCTTGCAAACCTGATTTTTCCGTGTTTTGAGGTTCCTCAGATTACATTTACGGGAGCTTCTGCCGGTACGGTAGAAAAAATGAAAGGGCTGCTTAATGCACCTTCAGAGTATAACTATTTTAATTTTGATACAGCCCGTGTAGCCAGAGCCCTTAATTCCCTTTCCTGTATTGAATCGGTTGAAGTAATAAAACATTTTCCTCATACTGTTGAAATTCATGTTGCGGAACGTAAACCTCTTGCAAAAACTCTTGTAAGGCTTAATGGAAAAACCATTCCGGTTGCGATTGACAGAAGCGGTGTTCTGTTTATTTCTGATAGCATAAATTCAATAATCTCAGATACGAGTTATCCGCTGTTAAGCGGGCTTCCGGTAGAACAGTTCTATGACGGAATGAAAATTCCTACCGATTACAAGGAACTTATGAGTGATATTGCGACTATGAGTTCCCTGCCGCAGAATTATTTTGTTGGAATTTCAGAAATTCAGGTTATACCTAAAGAATACGGCGGTTATGAACTTGCGGTTTATCCTATTCATACAAAAGCAAGGGTATTAACTGACCGAGCATTGAACGAAGATTCGTTAAAGTATATGATGATAACTCTGGAAGTTATAAAAAGAATTGCTCCTGAAGATGTTTTTGAGATTGATATCCGTTATGGAGAAGTTTCATATAAGAAAAGAGCTGATTGA
- a CDS encoding class II fructose-bisphosphate aldolase: MFSYKDIGLVNTKHMFEAAMKGKYAIPAFNFNNMEQMQAIIQACVEAKSPVILQVSKGARAYADKYILRNMARGAVEYAHELGCDIPIVLHLDHGPNFEVAKDCIDNGFSSVMIDGSALPYDENVALTKQVVDYAHKYDVTVEAELGVLGGVEDDVAAEESKYTKPEEVVDFTSKTGCDSLAISIGTSHGRCKFTPEQCTRTADGILVPPPLAFNVLEEIEKQLPGFPIVLHGSSSVPVEYVKIIEQYGGKIPDSVGIPEEQLRKASKSAVCKINIDSDGRLAMTAAIRKFMAENPGAFDPREYLKPAREELKKMYMHKCTDVLGSAGHAMD; the protein is encoded by the coding sequence ATGTTCAGTTACAAAGACATCGGTTTAGTAAACACAAAACACATGTTCGAAGCTGCAATGAAAGGAAAGTATGCTATTCCTGCCTTCAACTTCAACAACATGGAACAGATGCAGGCAATCATTCAGGCTTGTGTAGAAGCAAAATCACCGGTTATCCTTCAGGTTTCAAAGGGTGCCCGTGCATACGCTGACAAGTACATCCTCCGCAACATGGCTCGCGGTGCCGTAGAATACGCTCACGAACTCGGATGCGATATTCCTATCGTACTTCACCTTGATCACGGTCCAAACTTCGAAGTTGCAAAAGACTGCATCGACAACGGTTTCTCTTCTGTAATGATTGACGGTTCTGCCCTTCCATACGACGAAAACGTTGCCCTTACAAAACAGGTTGTTGACTACGCACACAAATACGACGTTACAGTTGAAGCTGAACTCGGCGTACTCGGCGGTGTAGAAGACGATGTTGCTGCTGAAGAATCTAAATATACAAAACCGGAAGAAGTTGTAGACTTTACATCAAAAACTGGATGTGATTCCCTCGCAATCTCTATCGGAACATCACACGGACGCTGCAAGTTCACTCCGGAACAGTGTACACGCACTGCAGACGGAATTCTTGTTCCTCCGCCACTTGCATTCAACGTTCTTGAAGAAATTGAAAAACAGCTTCCAGGATTCCCTATCGTACTTCACGGTTCTTCTTCAGTTCCTGTTGAATATGTAAAGATTATCGAACAGTACGGCGGAAAAATTCCTGATTCTGTAGGAATTCCAGAAGAACAGCTCCGCAAGGCATCAAAGAGCGCAGTTTGCAAAATCAACATCGACTCTGACGGACGTCTTGCAATGACAGCTGCAATCCGCAAGTTCATGGCTGAAAATCCAGGTGCATTCGATCCACGCGAATACCTTAAGCCAGCCCGCGAAGAACTCAAGAAAATGTACATGCACAAATGTACTGACGTTCTCGGTTCTGCCGGACATGCAATGGACTGA
- a CDS encoding flagellar filament outer layer protein FlaA: protein MKKGVVLFGGLILGFAFCVPAVAQPSARAVETIVIDNFDTDQDWTWDVQASRFVTENYPVIKKFDGIPNSLRPYHKDSDPAAQVLGVKVKYDRKGDNWFEVYPKANDESYEIPFVGTVTQIDFWVWGANYNYNLELLIRDADGRVHTLKAGTLAFQGWRNVVVNVPGYIKQHSRIRSGRTDLSFVGFRIRSDADEAVDDYVIYFDQLKYTTNTLSNVYDGYELRNADFGESSDSGSSAGSAK, encoded by the coding sequence ATGAAAAAGGGCGTAGTTCTTTTTGGTGGCCTGATTCTTGGATTTGCTTTCTGTGTTCCTGCAGTTGCACAGCCAAGTGCAAGGGCTGTAGAGACAATTGTTATCGATAATTTCGATACTGATCAGGACTGGACATGGGATGTTCAGGCAAGCCGTTTCGTAACAGAAAATTATCCAGTAATAAAGAAGTTTGACGGTATTCCTAATTCTCTCCGTCCTTATCACAAAGATAGTGATCCTGCTGCACAGGTTCTTGGTGTTAAGGTTAAGTATGATCGTAAGGGTGATAACTGGTTTGAAGTTTATCCGAAAGCAAATGATGAAAGTTACGAGATTCCTTTTGTAGGAACTGTTACACAGATTGATTTCTGGGTATGGGGTGCAAACTATAACTATAATCTTGAACTTCTTATCCGTGATGCAGACGGCCGTGTTCATACCCTTAAGGCAGGAACTCTTGCTTTCCAGGGATGGAGAAACGTTGTTGTTAATGTTCCCGGATATATCAAACAGCATTCACGCATCCGTTCAGGAAGAACAGATCTTTCATTTGTAGGATTCAGAATTCGTTCAGATGCAGATGAAGCTGTAGATGATTATGTAATTTATTTTGACCAGCTTAAGTATACAACTAATACATTGTCTAATGTATATGACGGTTATGAACTTAGAAATGCAGATTTCGGAGAATCTTCTGATTCAGGTTCAAGTGCTGGAAGTGCAAAATAA
- a CDS encoding FtsW/RodA/SpoVE family cell cycle protein, which produces MNYTILPDRPVGNYRKTDFLFFISVVLLCGLGFFSLYICSPFKGESVFHDPMYFVKRQAIWFLISFAAMSFFAFVPMKFIRKMLPLLIVITIIMCLLPHAAGIGLNTNGASRWIYIPKLGTFQPSEMAKLTVVLFLANLFNKYSSDDDEVQRNFLYPLLGLVFFCTLIFLQRDFSTGIFIFIIGFFMFIACGAKLRWFLPLFLLGIFAVVFFITLEPYRIRRVIAFINPSKFQFSYGYQQMMSQRAIIEGGLWGQGAGSGLGWVGSIPEVQTDYIFAGWSNAMGFVGIAAYFFIIVFFLWRGLAISISCPDRFAAYGSFGCTAMIFIQSILNCCVVAGAAPTTGIPLPFFSSGGSSLFFSLCMCGFIMNASHCPEQNEYENQEVSLPGVKKIESFNSLVVENE; this is translated from the coding sequence ATGAATTATACGATTCTTCCTGACAGACCTGTCGGAAACTACAGAAAAACTGATTTTCTCTTTTTTATTTCAGTTGTGCTTCTGTGCGGACTGGGATTTTTTTCTCTGTATATCTGCAGTCCGTTCAAGGGAGAATCTGTATTTCATGATCCTATGTATTTTGTCAAAAGACAGGCCATATGGTTTCTTATTTCTTTTGCAGCCATGTCTTTTTTTGCTTTTGTTCCCATGAAATTCATAAGGAAGATGCTTCCTCTTCTTATCGTAATTACGATTATTATGTGTCTGCTGCCCCATGCTGCAGGTATTGGCCTTAATACGAACGGTGCTTCACGCTGGATTTATATCCCGAAACTGGGAACGTTCCAGCCTTCGGAAATGGCAAAACTTACAGTGGTGCTGTTTCTTGCAAACCTGTTTAACAAATATTCATCCGATGATGATGAGGTTCAGAGAAATTTTCTTTATCCGCTCCTGGGACTTGTGTTTTTCTGTACTCTTATTTTCCTGCAGAGAGATTTTTCTACCGGAATTTTTATTTTTATAATCGGATTTTTTATGTTCATTGCCTGCGGTGCAAAACTCAGGTGGTTTCTGCCTCTGTTTTTACTGGGAATTTTTGCAGTAGTATTCTTTATTACTCTCGAACCGTACCGCATCAGGCGTGTAATAGCATTTATCAACCCGTCAAAATTTCAATTCAGTTACGGCTATCAGCAGATGATGTCTCAGAGGGCTATAATTGAAGGCGGCTTATGGGGGCAGGGCGCCGGTTCCGGACTTGGATGGGTAGGTTCAATCCCGGAAGTACAGACTGACTATATTTTTGCCGGATGGTCTAATGCCATGGGCTTTGTCGGAATAGCTGCTTATTTCTTTATAATCGTATTTTTTCTCTGGAGGGGGCTTGCAATAAGCATTTCCTGTCCTGACAGGTTTGCTGCATATGGAAGTTTCGGATGTACTGCAATGATTTTTATACAGTCCATTTTAAACTGCTGTGTTGTTGCCGGAGCTGCTCCTACAACTGGTATTCCCCTTCCGTTCTTTTCTTCAGGAGGTTCGTCTTTGTTCTTTTCGCTGTGCATGTGCGGATTCATTATGAATGCATCTCATTGTCCGGAACAGAATGAATATGAAAATCAGGAAGTATCATTGCCTGGGGTGAAAAAAATAGAAAGTTTTAATTCTCTGGTGGTAGAAAATGAGTGA
- the rplT gene encoding 50S ribosomal protein L20 encodes MSRAVDGTKRKNRRAKILKLAKGFYGDRKSNYKAAKDAVVKALDHSYSGRRNKKRDYRKLWIARISAAVREEGLSYSRFINGLLKAGVTLNRKALSNMAIEDPTAFKAVVEVAKNAVKA; translated from the coding sequence ATGTCTAGAGCAGTAGATGGAACAAAACGTAAGAATCGCCGTGCAAAGATTTTGAAGCTTGCTAAGGGCTTCTATGGCGACAGAAAATCAAATTATAAAGCAGCAAAAGACGCTGTTGTAAAGGCTCTTGATCATTCATATTCAGGACGCCGCAACAAGAAGCGTGATTACCGCAAGCTTTGGATTGCACGTATCAGTGCAGCTGTTCGTGAAGAAGGTTTATCATACAGCCGCTTCATCAACGGTCTTCTTAAAGCTGGTGTAACTCTTAACCGCAAGGCTTTGAGTAACATGGCTATCGAAGATCCAACAGCATTCAAAGCAGTTGTAGAAGTTGCAAAGAACGCAGTTAAGGCTTAA
- a CDS encoding flagellar filament outer layer protein FlaA, whose amino-acid sequence MKKIIIAFMALSLVSGLAFAQSDSRGSTSLSDPDASNIGNDSARQALREVSVDRFEREGSWNVHMSPDYGVISGRLFEGSPLAKEPLNDADNQEMEDSKVFGVKVEFFKRGINSFYITSARPIPIEGVTKTVSVWVCGRNMGHQLWLLVQDYNGNSFEIWMGSLEFSGWKKLTTAIPPSPDNEHGIIQQSVYHGDKPGLRIVGFRVDCNPMEARGSYYVYFDDLRAVTDLYDLENKDEDDMMDAW is encoded by the coding sequence ATGAAAAAGATTATTATAGCTTTTATGGCATTGTCATTGGTTTCAGGCCTTGCATTTGCACAGTCTGACAGCAGGGGAAGTACAAGCCTCTCTGATCCTGATGCTTCAAATATCGGTAACGACAGCGCTCGCCAGGCATTAAGGGAAGTTAGCGTAGATCGTTTTGAACGTGAAGGTTCATGGAACGTGCATATGTCTCCTGACTACGGTGTTATCAGCGGTCGTCTTTTTGAGGGAAGTCCTCTTGCTAAGGAACCTCTTAATGATGCTGATAATCAGGAAATGGAAGATTCTAAAGTTTTCGGTGTAAAGGTTGAATTCTTTAAGCGTGGAATTAATTCATTCTATATTACTTCTGCACGTCCTATTCCTATTGAAGGTGTAACAAAGACAGTTTCTGTATGGGTTTGTGGCCGTAACATGGGACATCAGCTCTGGCTTTTGGTTCAGGATTATAATGGCAACAGCTTTGAAATCTGGATGGGTTCTCTTGAATTCAGCGGATGGAAGAAACTTACTACTGCAATTCCACCAAGTCCGGATAACGAACACGGAATTATCCAGCAGAGTGTATATCATGGCGATAAACCGGGACTTCGTATCGTAGGTTTCAGAGTTGACTGTAACCCTATGGAAGCAAGAGGTTCTTACTATGTATACTTCGATGATCTTCGTGCTGTAACAGATCTTTATGATCTTGAAAACAAAGATGAAGATGACATGATGGATGCATGGTGA
- the infC gene encoding translation initiation factor IF-3: MADNKGMRVNEQIRVREIRLIDDEGEQKGIVPTIEALRMAKERDLDLVEVSPNANPPVCKILDFGKYRFEQEKKLRDSKKNQKVLKIKEIRMQPKIGSGDLDTKAKHVQEFLNEGDKVKVTIRFRGRELAHTELGFDVLKEVEKRLVEGSYAIEKPAAMEGRFMSMTLGSKVTKPKKPAAQAAEPKSEPKDSEKQPE, from the coding sequence TTGGCAGACAATAAGGGAATGCGCGTGAATGAACAAATCCGCGTACGTGAGATCAGACTCATTGATGATGAAGGTGAACAGAAGGGAATTGTCCCTACGATAGAAGCCCTCAGAATGGCAAAGGAGCGGGACCTTGACCTTGTAGAAGTTTCGCCAAACGCAAATCCACCAGTTTGTAAGATACTTGACTTCGGAAAATACCGGTTCGAACAGGAGAAAAAGCTTCGTGACTCCAAGAAAAACCAGAAGGTATTGAAAATCAAGGAGATTCGCATGCAGCCAAAAATCGGTTCAGGCGACCTTGATACCAAAGCAAAGCATGTTCAGGAATTTCTTAATGAAGGTGACAAAGTAAAAGTAACGATCCGTTTCCGCGGTCGTGAACTTGCCCACACCGAACTTGGATTTGATGTCCTGAAAGAGGTTGAAAAGCGCCTTGTTGAAGGATCTTATGCCATTGAAAAGCCTGCCGCTATGGAAGGCCGTTTTATGTCAATGACACTGGGTTCTAAAGTTACAAAGCCTAAGAAACCTGCGGCACAGGCTGCCGAGCCGAAATCAGAACCAAAAGATTCTGAAAAGCAGCCGGAATAA
- the rpmI gene encoding 50S ribosomal protein L35: protein MPKMKTKKSAAKRYSLTGTGKVKYKKMNLRHILTKRSPKRKMHLRAAGILSEDSAKRVRKQMLPYG, encoded by the coding sequence ATGCCTAAGATGAAGACAAAGAAGTCAGCTGCAAAACGCTACTCTTTAACAGGTACTGGAAAAGTTAAGTACAAGAAAATGAATCTTCGTCATATTTTGACAAAGAGATCGCCAAAAAGAAAGATGCACCTTCGTGCTGCCGGAATCCTTTCAGAAGATTCAGCAAAGAGAGTACGCAAGCAGATGCTTCCGTACGGTTGA
- a CDS encoding cell division protein ZapA, whose protein sequence is MGKIQINLLGSSFTIQAKEDEDYLKKLVDYYKEITRTISSTGRNIDPLQVSIIAGITLVDELYKEKKRNATCEKTIQGNTEEDLKAQQIALTLLDRLDEALDE, encoded by the coding sequence ATGGGAAAAATTCAGATAAATCTTTTAGGAAGTTCATTCACAATACAGGCAAAAGAAGACGAGGATTACCTTAAGAAACTTGTAGACTATTACAAAGAAATTACCCGTACAATCAGTTCTACAGGAAGGAACATTGATCCGCTTCAGGTAAGCATCATTGCAGGAATTACCCTTGTTGACGAGCTTTACAAAGAAAAAAAACGGAATGCCACCTGTGAAAAAACAATACAGGGAAACACTGAAGAAGATTTAAAAGCCCAGCAGATTGCACTTACTCTTTTAGACAGACTGGACGAGGCTCTGGATGAATGA
- a CDS encoding septum formation initiator family protein, translating into MTKKSCFLHTAGYVLMAVSIPLLLVVNGLQAKRYKALEREMEAVKEKTVELIEENKKLNTDISVLASSERIEDKAVNEYGLHKAKTEETYRINVKNGEVE; encoded by the coding sequence ATGACGAAAAAGAGCTGCTTTCTGCATACTGCAGGCTATGTTTTAATGGCTGTCTCCATACCTTTGCTTCTTGTGGTAAACGGACTTCAGGCTAAGCGGTATAAAGCCCTTGAACGGGAAATGGAAGCCGTAAAGGAAAAGACGGTAGAACTTATTGAAGAAAACAAAAAACTTAATACGGATATAAGTGTTCTTGCTTCTTCTGAGCGCATAGAAGATAAGGCAGTTAATGAATATGGCCTGCATAAGGCTAAAACAGAAGAAACGTACCGTATAAATGTAAAGAATGGAGAGGTCGAATAA